A single window of Gavia stellata isolate bGavSte3 chromosome 16, bGavSte3.hap2, whole genome shotgun sequence DNA harbors:
- the CNOT8 gene encoding CCR4-NOT transcription complex subunit 8 produces MPAALAENSQVICEVWANNLEEEMRKIREIVLSYSYIAMDTEFPGVVVRPIGEFRSSIDYQYQLLRCNVDLLKIIQLGLTFTNEKGEYPSGINTWQFNFKFNLTEDMYSQDSIDLLASSGLQFQKHEEEGIDTLHFAELLMTSGVVLSDSVKWLSFHSGYDFGYMVKLLTDSRLPEEEHEFFHILNLFFPSIYDVKYLMKSCKNLKGGLQEVADQLDLQRIGRQHQAGSDSLLTGMAFFRMKELFFEDTIDDAKYCGRLYGLGTGVAQKQNEDVDSAQEKMSILAIINNMQP; encoded by the exons ATGCCAGCAGCCCTTGCAGAGAACAGCCAGGTTATCTGTGAAGTATGGGCGAACAATCTGGAAGAAGAGATGAGGAAAATTCGAGAGATTGTTCTAAGTTACAGCTACATTGCAATg GACACAGAGTTTCCTGGAGTTGTTGTAAGGCCAATTGGTGAATTCCGCAGTTCCATAGACTATCAATATCAGCTCCTTCGGTGTAATGTTGACCTTCTGAAAATTATCCAGCTGGGCCTGACTTTCACGAATGAGAAAGGAGAATATCCTTCCGGCATCAACACCTGGCAGTTTAACTTTAAATTCAACCTTAC ggaGGACATGTACTCTCAGGATTCTATAGACCTCCTTGCCAGCTCTGGGCTGCAGTTCCAGAAGCACGAAGAAGAAGGGATCGATACCCTGCATTTTGCTGAGTTGCTTATGACATCTGGGGTCGTCCTTAGTGACAGTGTGAAATGGCTGTCCTTCCACAG tggttATGACTTTGGCTACATGGTGAAGCTGTTGACAGATTCCAGGTTACCAGAAGAGGAACATGAATTTTTCCATATCTTGAACCTTTTCTTCCCATCTATTTATGATGTAAAGTACTTAATGAAGAGCTGCAAAAACCTCAAG GGTGGCCTTCAAGAAGTAGCAGATCAGCTGGATTTGCAGCGAATTGGACGACAACACCAGGCAGGATCGGACTCTCTTCTCACAGGAATGGCAttcttcagaatgaaagag ttGTTTTTTGAGGATACAATTGATGATGCAAAGTATTGTGGGCGGCTGTATGGCCTTGGCACAGGAGTGgctcagaaacaaaatgaagatgTGGACTCGGCGCAagagaaaatgagcattttGGCTATTATCAACAACATGCAGCCATGA
- the GEMIN5 gene encoding gem-associated protein 5 — protein sequence MAAAAAAAAVRVLPASPNWYSSRCSDASSDGRLFGFAARHRVCLLDVGATTPAFYGELIGHTDRISGFAFCHCPGQSSLCASSSDDGSVRIWDTEALAPVAEYSLHQNAISALHWSPLVKDLIVSGDEKGVIVCYWHNRSDSQQFFPEPRTIFCLTCSPHHENLVAIGYKDGMVVIIDISRKREVLHRLRGHDDEIHCLAWCPVPGEERLSLSQDELQVVPSEEGKVPNGELTQDTTTKKGCYLASGSKDQTIRIWSCTRGRSIMTLKLPPTKRRGGAVDPAVKERIWLTVHWPSGRSTEIVSSCFGGELLLWDLTQSGKRKWTLLGSSEGQNHSRIVFNLSSVKRHDKELLFSISMDRDVKCWDLSTLDCSWTMPSLGGFVYSLAFSPVDTGCLAIGVGDSMIRVWNTLSMNNIYDVKTFWQSIKSKVTALSWHPTKEGCLAFGTDDGKVGIFDTFSSSAKNKPPQISSTYHKKTVYTLAWGPPTPPLSSGGEGEQPSVTLYSCAGEGIVFQHNPWKLNGEANDINKVIRDTNSIKHKLPARTEVSWKPDGRLLALGNEDGSIEIFQAPNLKLLCTIQQHHKLINAIRWHHEHGSQPELSYLIASGSINATIYVHNLKSVVESTSESPLTITEPFRTLAGHTAKITSLSWSPHHEGRLVSACYDGTAQVWDVMKEEPLCNYRGHQGRLLSVQWSPVDSDSVYTGADDFSVHKWHISKQEHTRPPQGKKSIELEKKRSMQPKVKAKKKKKPVGKSPAKQDLSDVMNGDENAKEMLLEENGVSDHEGEKEAQEAELPDKVSVIVSKDTSSSAYDYSSFSFPKPFVTQKATPVKKDPPKEKPTPDASLKKRKPRSILPFSTFMDHRSKDELHQDCLRLATCLKTKDNNEDVSPDLKDRIHLGLFTDRTSLHKMIDVEGKHHLENGHPELFQQLMLWKGDMKGVLQAAAERGELTDQLVAISPMVGYQAWVWTVEAFAKQLCFQEQYVKAASHLLSIHKVYEAVELLKVNHFYREAIVIAKARLRPEDPILRDLYTSWAALLEKDGHYSMAAKCYLGASSPYDAVKVLAKKGDVTSLKTAAELALISGEEELSATLSFRCAQDLLLSRNWVGAQEVLQQHKTLFGQRLVFCLNELLCKCLSERNPCDRKSPVPPCYHSWELNREASFFDMVMEVWQNALGMDTTEQVTRAQEQLRSIEHPPSTGNTHPKQVLFHISHDLTLAALSYQTATWDEAVKSILGAVTRSYDAGNFTLMQEICSIILPEGCDNLRHKLDSTNTQSMDACRSLEGFVAYVLLYDLWWNPPKDSLVLQKAVLDPVQCPSEQIALEKSYVSGQSSSEETLEQTAVEMDENLCDTTEVHRCETESDSRTSLVSLVDRQSKLNGCKVLLSEEIAALQNTQRDIAKVQQVLADMIRQHQQQRNNLQENTNGSPQESNLHQNSETESDKPCSDSSQMNGKDEVKEPITLPELTKQLLKAKQKLAEFPDNLKVFPFPDVLECCLVLLHIGSQHPPELHEQALDILRKHGSANIYKKAGRRFLT from the exons GAGAGCTCATCGGGCACACGGACAGGATCTCCGGGTTCGCGTTTTGCCACTGCCCCGGGCAGAGCAGCCTCTGCGCCAGCAGCTCCGACGACGGGAGCGTCAGAATTTGGGACACGGAGGCCCTGGCTCCGGTGGCGGAGTACAGCCTGCACCAG AATGCGATCTCAGCATTGCATTGGTCACCTCTTGTGAAAGATCTGATTGTATCTGGTGATGAAAAAGGTGTAATTGTTTGTTACTGGCACAACAGAAGTGACAGCCAGCAGTTCTTCCCAGAGCCTCGGACAATTTTTTGTCTCACTTGTTCTCCTCATCATGAAAACCTGGTGGCAATTGG CTACAAGGATGGCATGGTGGTTATAATTGATATcagcaggaaaagagaagtaCTTCATCGGCTAAGAGGCCATGACGATGAAATACATTGTCTGGCTTGGTGCCCTGTGCCTGGTGAAGAAAGGTTATCTCTTTCGCAAGATGAGCTCCAAG TAGTTCCTTCAGAGGAAGGCAAAGTTCCAAACGGGGAGCTGACACAGGACACAACCACGAAGAAAGGTTGTTACCTGGCTTCGGGAAGCAAAGATCAGACCATACGAATATGGAGCTGTACTAGAGGCAGAA GTATAATGACTTTGAAGTTGCCACCCACAAAGAGAAGAGGTGGAGCTGTTGATCCCGCTGTTAAAGAGCGCATTTGGCTGACTGTTCACTGGCCTTCTGGTCGTTCCACAGAAATTGTATCCAGCTGTTTTGG AGGAGAACTGCTACTCTGGGATTTGACCCAGTCTGGAAAACGCAAGTGGACTCTTCTAGGATCTTCAGAAGGACAAAATCACTCCCGTATCGTGTTCAATCTGAGTTCTGTGAAGCGTCATGACAAAGAgctccttttttccatttcgATGGACAGAGAT GTGAAGTGCTGGGACTTATCAACTCTCGATTGTAGCTGGACCATGCCCTCGCTTGGGGGATTTGTCTATAGTCTTGCCTTCTCCCCTGTGGACACAGGCTGTCTTGCCATCGGTGTTGGAGACAGCATGATCCGGGTGTGGAATACTTTGTCCATGAACAATATTTATGATGTTAAAACCTTCTGGCAAAGCATAAAGTCCAAGGTTACAGCA TTATCCTGGCATCCAACTAAGGAAGGCTGCTTGGCGTTTGGAACAGATGATGGAAAAGTTGGCATATTTGACACCTTCTCCAGCAG TGCTAAGAATAAGCCACCTCAGATCTCCAGTACTTACCACAAGAAGACTGTATACACATTAGCCTGGGGGCCTCCAActcctcctctctcttcag GAGGAGAAGGTGAACAGCCCTCTGTAACTTTATATAGTTGTGCTGGAGAAGGTATTGTTTTCCAACACAACCCCTGGAAGCTTAATGGAGAGGCAAATGACATCAACAAAGTCATCCGAGACACTAACTCAATCAAA CACAAACTGCCTGCGCGTACAGAGGTCAGCTGGAAACCAGATGGCAGACTACTGGCTCTTGGCAATGAAGATGG CtcaattgaaatatttcaggcaCCAAACTTGAAGTTGCTCTGCACTATCCAGCAGCATCATAAACTGATTAACGCTATTCGTTGGCATCATGAGCATGGGAGCCAGCCAGAGCTGAGTTACTTGATAGCTTCAGGCTCAATCAATGCCACTATTTATGTGCATAATCTGAAGAGCGTTGTAG agagcACTTCAGAAAGTCCTTTGACAATAACGGAGCCTTTTCGAACTCTGGCTGGGCACACAGCTAAAATCACAAGTCTTTCTTGGAGCCCTCACCATGAGGGAAGATTGGTATCTGCTTGCTATGATGGCACTGCACAG GTATGGGATGTTATGAAGGAAGAGCCACTCTGCAACTACCGAGGGCACCAGGGCCGACTACTGAGTGTCCAGTGGTCACCAGTGGATTCAGATTCTGTTTATACAGGAGCAGATGATTTTTCTGTTCACAAATGGCACATCTCAAAGCAGGAGCATACACGGCCTCCTCAGG GCAAAAAGAGTATagaattagagaaaaaaagaagcatgcaACCAAAAGTCAAAgccaagaagaagaaaaagcctgtAGGAAAGAGTCCAGCCAAGCAGGATCTAAGTGATGTCATGAATGGAGATGAGAACGCGAAGGAAATGTTGCTAGAGGAAAATGGAGTGTCAGAccatgaaggagaaaaagaagctCAGGAGGCAGAGTTGCCTGATAAAGTCTCCGTGATTG TGTCCAAGGATACATCTTCATCTGCATATGATTATTCTTCATTCAGCTTCCCAAAGCCTTTTGTGACCCAGAAAGCCACTCCTGTGAAAAAGGATCCACCTAAAGAGAAACCAA CTCCTGATGCCTCTCTGAAGAAGAGGAAGCCTCGTTCTATTTTACCCTTCAGCACATTCATGGATCACAGATCAAAAGATGAATTGCATCAGGACTGCTTGAGGCTGGCTACATGTCTGAAAACCAAAG ATAATAATGAAGATGTGTCCCCTGACCTCAAGGATCGCATCCACTTGGGGCTGTTCACAGACAGGACTTCTCTGCACAAGATGATTGATGTGGAAG GAAAACATCACCTGGAGAATGGGCATCCAGAGCTCTTTCAGCAGCTCATGTTGTGGAAAGGAGATATGAAGGGTGtcctccaggcagctgctgagagggggGAGCTAACAGACCAGCTGGTAGCAATCTCACCCATGG TTGGATATCAGGCCTGGGTTTGGACAGTAGAAGcatttgcaaagcagctgtgtTTTCAGGAGCAGTATGTGAAGGCTGCCTCCCATCTCCTGTCCATCCATAAAGTGTATGAGGCTGTCGAGCTCCTGAAAGTGAACCATTTTTACAG GGAAGCAATTGTAATTGCTAAGGCCAGGTTGCGTCCAGAAGATCCAATTCTGAGGGATCTCTACACCAGTTGGGCAGCTCTGTTAGAGAAAGATGGTCATTATTCCATGGCCGCCAAATG ttatttaggGGCTTCCTCACCCTATGATGCAGTTAAGGTGTTGGCAAAAAAGGGGGATGTGACATCCCTGAAAACTGCTGCTGAGCTTGCGCTGATATCTGGAGAGGAGGAGTTGTCAGCAACTTTGTCTTTCAGATGTGCCCAAGACCTGCTGTTATCCAGGAACTGGGTGGGAGCTCAGGAAGTCCTTCAGCAACATAAAACTTTATTT ggACAAAGACTTGTTTTCTGCCTTAATGAACTGCTTTGCAAGTGCCTTAGTGAAAGAAATCCCTGTGACCGAAAGAGCCCCGTGCCTCCCTGTTATCACAGCTGGGAGCTGAACAGAGAGGCCTCATTTTTTGATATGGTGATGGAAGTGTGGCAGAATGCATTGGGCATGGACACCACTGAACAAGTGACACGTGCACAGGAGCAGCTGCGCAGTATTGAGCATCCTCCTTCTACCGGCAACACACACCCAAAGCAG GTGCTTTTCCATATCTCCCATGACCTGACCCTTGCAGCCCTGAGCTATCAGACTGCTACCTGGGATGAGGCAGTGAAAAGTATTCTTGGAGCTGTGACCCGTAGTTATGATGCTGGTAATTTCACTCTGATGCAAGAGATTTGCAGTATCATCCTTCCTGAAG gCTGTGATAACCTGAGACACAAACTGGACAGCACAAATACTCAAAGCATGGACGCTTGCAGAAGTTTAGAGGGCTTTGTGGCTTATGTACTGTTGTATGACCTGTGGTGGAACCCACCTAAAGACTCCCTTGTCTTGCAAAAGGCTGTTTTGGATCCTGTGCAGTGTCCCAGTGAGCAGATAGCTCTTGAGAAGAGCTACGTTTCAGGTCAGTCCTCCTCTGAAGAAACTCTTGAACAAACTGCAGTTGAGATGGATGAAAACCTCTGCGATACAACTGAAGTTCATAGGTGTGAGACAGAAAGTGACTCAAGAACTAGCTTGGTCAGTTTGGTAGACAGACAGTCAAAACTGAATGGCTGCAAAGtgcttctttcagaagagattGCTGCTTTACAGAACACCCAGAGAGATATAGCAAAGGTCCAGCAGGTTTTAGCAGATATGATCCGCCAgcatcagcagcagaggaacAATCTCCAGGAAAACACGAACGGAAGCCCCCAGGAAAGCAACCTGCACCAGAATTCAGAGACTGAATCAGACAAACCAtgctctgacagcagccagATGAACGG TAAAGATGAAGTAAAGGAACCAATTACACTCCCTGAGCTTACAAAGCAGcttctaaaagcaaagcagaaactaGCAGAATTTCCAGACAATTTAAAG GTCTTCCCGTTCCCTGACGTGCTGGAGTGCTGCCTCGTGCTCCTTCACATTGGATCCCAGCATCCTCCTGAACTACACGAACAGGCATTGGATATCCTTAGGAAACACGGTAGCGCTAATATTTACAAAAAGGCTGGCAGGAGGTTCTTGACATGA